Part of the Mauremys reevesii isolate NIE-2019 linkage group 4, ASM1616193v1, whole genome shotgun sequence genome is shown below.
TTTCCCTGTACTCCTCAAGCTCCTGGCTGGTGAGTGAAATTACTTTTTGCAGCTCTTTCTCCAACATCATCTTACTGTGGCTAACAGCCTGCAACTCTATCTCCAAAGCTTGAATCCTTTCATGGGAAGCCTGGTTATTTCTTCCATCAGCGATTTGTGCTTTTAGGTTGCTCAGCTCCAGTTCAGAAGATTCCTTTGCAATGAGGGCTTCCTGCAGCCGGCGACTAAGAATGCCAACTGCGTTCTCATAGGCTTTATGTTTTGTCTTCATTTCTTTCTGTGCACTGATCAGATCTAACCCCAGACGCttcattttttgtttctgttcagtgatGGCCTTTTTGGCTTCCTCTTGCATGTGTTCTACCTGTAGTTTTAATACCTCATTCACCTCAGCAAGAGATGTTATTTGTTCTTTATCAATCTGCAAAGACTGTAGCTGTATCTCCATGTCATCCCGTTCTTTTTGTACTGACTGGAGGTGACTTTCTAACTCCACCATCTGCTGGTGAACCTGGGATACTTCCTTCTGAAGTCTTAAGCGTTCAACATCAATGGACTGCTTTTCACCTTGAAGTTCCAGTAGCCCCCGttttaattctttcacttccAAATCCAGCCGCTTCTTTGTAGATTTCAATTCACTAATCAGCTGGTCCTGTGAACTTGCATCTCTTCGATAAGCTTCCACCATTACCTTTTGCTGTAGGAACTGCTCCTTTACTTTTTGGGTCTGTTTCTTCAGGCTGGCAGTTTCCTGTTGCAGATTTTCCACCTGGCTCAATTGTGCCAGGATTTCTGATGCTGCCTCAGTACTTTCACCTAAGAAGTTTGCTCCTTCATCAAGTTCTTCTTTGCTTGCTTTTGCTGTCTGCAGAGCTACCTCTAGGACAATCTTCTCATTCTGCAAATATTGGATCGTGTCATCCTTGGAAATAACATCACCCTGGAATTCCTTTAACCTGGCCACCAGCTCATCATATTGAGTCTGTAGGTCATTTAGGGATTGCTCTTTGGTATGTAATGATTCTTGGGTTAAAGTGAGCTGCTTCATGAGCACTAGATGCTCTTGCTGTGAAGATTCAAACTGCAGATCTCGCTGATGCAGAATCAAGTTAACCTGTTCCAGTTCTTGTTCCAGTGTTACTGCAAAATCAGCCATTTTCTGCAGTTGTTTTCTCTCATCCTCAAACTCCTCCAGTCTTCTCTGCGCGGTgagccatactggactcagggagaaaacctccttatcgccctgagccaccgattTCCAAAGCTCACAGCccagccgctcccaaacagttttatcaaatatTGTACTTGGTTGAACGGAAAGTCCCCTTCCTCGTCCCCACCGCAACAGGTGGGATAACGAGGGGAACTTTTCTCCCCGCCGCTCCGTGATGCGTATCAGATCTGCTGACACAGTggttcccatattagctgctcacctctgggttcgggtgtgcctcccttttcagatgCCCTGCGGCTTCCCAGCCGCTCGCTCGAAcaccctgcggctcccagccgtTTGTCAGGTACGCCTCCCTGCTTCGGACGTCCCGCGGCTTCCCAGCCGCTCGTTCGGAttccctgcggctcccagccgcttgTCAGGCACGTCTCCTCTCTCGGacgccctgcagctctcagctgctTGACACGGAGACTCAGGCACGCCTCCTTTCTCGGacgccctgcagctctcagctgctcgctcggacgccctgcagctcccagctttgaTGCGTTCCCACTTGGCGCGGCGGTTCTGGAACCAGATCTTGACCTGTACCTCGCTGAGCTTGAGGGCGTGAGCGATCTGCGAGCGCTCCGTCAGGCTCAGGTACTTCTTGCAGTGGAattccttctccagctccagcagctgctcgcTCGTGAAAGCCgtgcgccttttttttttttttccccttcttcttcttcttcttcttcttctcaggCCACCGAGACTATTGCCCGCAGCTTctccaccatttgttgcatcacaAGAGCAGGAACGGAGTCTGACAGCCAAGTGTGAGCATAAGCAGAGAGTCCTTTATTCTACCCCAGCAGGCTCTTATATACAATCAAATCAGGCAATAACTAATTGGTTAAttaaatcaacacagctgcagctataacccatagggtaattatcctacacacctgtatcctatttacaattaactagctaatgagaacaagcccaagg
Proteins encoded:
- the LOC120403493 gene encoding golgin subfamily A member 3-like, which gives rise to MVQETGLLELEKEFHCKKYLSLTERSQIAHALKLSERRLEEFEDERKQLQKMADFAVTLEQELEQVNLILHQRDLQFESSQQEHLVLMKQLTLTQESLHTKEQSLNDLQTQYDELVARLKEFQGDVISKDDTIQYLQNEKIVLEVALQTAKASKEELDEGANFLGESTEAASEILAQLSQVENLQQETASLKKQTQKVKEQFLQQKVMVEAYRRDASSQDQLISELKSTKKRLDLEVKELKRGLLELQGEKQSIDVERLRLQKEVSQVHQQMVELESHLQSVQKERDDMEIQLQSLQIDKEQITSLAEVNEVLKLQVEHMQEEAKKAITEQKQKMKRLGLDLISAQKEMKTKHKAYENAVGILSRRLQEALIAKESSELELSNLKAQIADGRNNQASHERIQALEIELQAVSHSKMMLEKELQKVISLTSQELEEYREKVIELEDELQESRGFRRMIKRLEEINKKLALELEHGRGKLTGLGQSNTALREHSNIPETVLAEREADLVQLNFRVQAVLKRKEEEDQQMRQLIQASQTALEREKSKVNNLGEQVAAARVGAAHDRRHYRAAVLELSEIKKELQAKELLVQALQAEADKLQAIIERAHASLKVLLLRQKGGICSERADALDKTPAARLLKALYVLNWLHLGKNSQVPPAIKHVSGMTGEEQGRHTPDILVTGVIDKEGTNQYFMISKLDDVKISYYSSDT